One region of Pan paniscus chromosome 5, NHGRI_mPanPan1-v2.0_pri, whole genome shotgun sequence genomic DNA includes:
- the GPR6 gene encoding G-protein coupled receptor 6: protein MNASAASLNDSQVVVVAAEGAAAAATAAGGPDTGEWGPPAAAALGAGGGANGSLELSSQLSAGPPGLLLPAVNPWDVLLCVSGTVIAGENALVVALIASTPALRTPMFVLVGSLATADLLAGCGLILHFVFQYLVPSETVSLLTVGFLVASFAASVSSLLAITVDRYLSLYNALTYYSRRTLLGVHLLLAATWTVSLGLGLLPVLGWNCLAERAACSVVRPLARSHVALLSAAFFMVFGIMLHLYVRICQVVWRHAHQIALQQHCLAPPHLAATRKGVGTLAVVLGTFGASWLPFAIYCVVGSHEDPAVYTYATLLPATYNSMINPIIYAFRNQEIQRALWLLLCGCFQSKVPFRSRSPSEV from the coding sequence ATGAACGCGAGCGCCGCCTCGCTCAACGACTCCCAGGTGGTGGTAGTGGCGGCCGAaggagcggcggcggcggccacAGCAGCAGGGGGACCGGACACAGGCGAATGGGGACCCCCTGCTGCGGCGGCTCTGGGAGCCGGCGGCGGAGCTAATGGGTCTCTGGAGCTGTCCTCGCAGCTGTCGGCTGGGCCACCGGGACTCCTGCTGCCAGCGGTGAATCCGTGGGACGTGCTCCTGTGCGTGTCGGGGACAGTGATCGCTGGAGAAAACGCGCTGGTGGTGGCGCTCATCGCGTCCACTCCGGCGCTGCGCACGCCCATGTTCGTGCTGGTGGGCAGCCTGGCCACCGCTGACCTATTGGCGGGCTGTGGCCTCATCTTGCACTTTGTGTTCCAGTACTTGGTGCCCTCGGAGACTGTGAGTCTGCTCACGGTGGGCTTCCTCGTGGCCTCCTTCGCCGCCTCTGTCAGTAGCCTGCTGGCCATTACGGTGGACCGCTACCTGTCCCTGTATAACGCGCTCACCTATTACTCGCGCCGGACCCTGTTGGGCGTGCACCTCCTGCTTGCCGCCACCTGGACCGTGTCCCTAGGCCTGGGGCTGCTGCCCGTGCTGGGCTGGAACTGCCTGGCAGAGCGCGCCGCCTGCAGCGTGGTGCGCCCGCTGGCGCGCAGCCACGTGGCTCTGCTCTCCGCCGCCTTCTTCATGGTCTTCGGCATCATGCTGCACCTGTACGTGCGCATCTGCCAGGTGGTCTGGCGCCACGCGCACCAGATCGCTCTGCAGCAGCACTGCCTGGCGCCACCCCACCTCGCTGCCACCAGAAAGGGTGTGGGTACACTGGCTGTGGTGCTGGGCACTTTCGGCGCCAGCTGGCTGCCCTTCGCCATCTATTGCGTGGTGGGCAGCCATGAGGACCCGGCGGTCTACACTTACGCCACCCTGCTGCCCGCCACCTACAACTCCATGATCAATCCCATCATCTATGCCTTCCGCAACCAGGAGATCCAGCGCGCCCTGTGGCTCCTGCTCTGTGGCTGTTTCCAGTCCAAAGTGCCCTTTCGTTCCAGGTCTCCCAGCGAGGTCTGA